The genome window TGCTCGCCGTCGTAGTAAACCCCATCCAGCGGCGTCGCGATCATCCAGCGATGGCGGCCCATGCGCCCGATAAAGTGCTGGCTGGCTGATTTCAGGATGTCATGGGCCGGCTCGTGCCAGGCCACGTATTCCGGCAGTTCCGGCCTGGCGCCTGCCGGCAGCGCGATAAACCGCACAAACGCATGCAGATGGTGCGCCTCGCGGCTGACCTGCTTGATCCGCCGCTGCAACTCGCTGCCCAGCTTGTCCCCGGCCAGCATCGCGGTGCGGTCGCCATGGCTGACGCGCCATAACACTTCGTACAACAAGCTCCAACGCTGGTCGCCGTGATAGCAGGCAGCCGACTCCAGCAGTTCCAACAACGCTTTGGGGATCCGCGCCTGGAACGGCCCCAGGCCCTCAGGGATCGGCTCATCGGTGGCAAACAGGTCCGCCACCTCCGCCTCGCCCCAGCTCACCTGGCTGGGGTCGACCTGATGGCTGAGCAGCCAGCGTGCCTGGTCGCGCCAGGTGGCGAACAGGTTGTCGCATTCCAGGCTGATCACCCCCACAACCCCATCTGCTGAGGTTGCGGGCGATCGCGCAGTTGCTCGCGCAGCAGCACGCTGGTGCTGTCGGCCTGTTGCGGGTGGTAGTCGCTGGTGATGAAAAACGGCTTGGCCTTGGCCAGTACGCAGCGCATGCGCGCCAGGTCTTCGAAGCGGATCTTGCGTTCGCGGCGCAGGTCGACCAGGCGCTGGGTGGTGCGCAGCCCAATGCCTGGGATGCGTGCGATCAAGGTCGGTTCGGCGCGGTTCAGGTCCAGCGGGAACACGTCGCGATTGTCCAGGGCCCAGGCCAGTTTGGGGTCGATGTCCAGGGCCAGGTGGCCAGGGCCTTTGAACAGTTCATTGGCATTGAACCCATAGCTGCGCAACAGGAAATCAGCCTGGTACAAGCGGTGCTCGCGCATCAACGGCGGCGCGGCCAGCGGCACGCTTTTCGGGCTGTTGGGAATGGGGCTGAACGCCGAGTAATACACGCGACGCAGCTTGAAGTTGCCGTACAACGCCTCGGCACCGTGGAGGATGGTGCTGTCATCGGTGTCGTCGGCGCCGACGATCAGTTGCGTGCTCTGCCCGGCCGGCGCAAAACGCGGTGCACGCGGTTCGTTGCGCACGGTCTGCTCGCCGGTGTAGATGGTCTGCATGGCCTGCTTGATCGAGACGATCTTTTTTTCCGGCGCCAGGGTCTGCAGGCTGGCCTCGGTGGGCAGTTCGATGTTCACGCTCAACCGGTCGGCATAGCGCCCGGCCTCGGCGATCAGCGCCGGGTCCGCGTCGGGAATGGTCTTGAGATGGATATAGCCGCGAAAGTCATGCTCTTCACGCAGCAGCTTGGCCACACGCACCAACTGCTCCATGGTGTAGTCGGACGAACGGATGATGCCGGAGCTGAGAAACAGCCCGCTGACGCAATTGCGCCGGTAGAAATCCAGGGTCAGGGTGACCACCTCCTCCGGGCTGAAACGCGCACGGGGCACGTCGCTGGAGCGGCGGTTGACGCAGTACTGGCAGTCGTAGAGACAGAAGTTGGTGAGCAACACCTTGAGCAGCGACACGCAACGCCCGTCGGGCGTGTAGCTGTGACAGATGCCCATGCCATCGGTGGAACCCAACCCTGCCTTGCCCTCGGAGCTGCGCTTGGGCGCGCCACTGCTGGCGCACGACGCATCGTACTTGGCGGCGTCGGCGAGAATGCTGAGTTTTTCGATCAACTGCATGGAGGGCTACCGATACTGGTTTTTTGTACAGTACCAATAGCCACTCCTTGCCACAAGTGCCGTCTGTAGGAGCGAGCTTGCTCGCGAAGGTCGTCAACGATAACGCAGCCCTTCAGAATGAACGCGTCGTCTGGACGTTTTTCGCGAGCAAGCTCGCTCCTACAGAGGGGGCGGGTATCAGCTCGCAGTTGCCAGGAGCAGGTCCTGCACCGAACGCCCCTTGCCGCGCCCACGGTCCAGGGCATACAACGACGCCGCAATTTCATCCGCGCGAATCGGCAGCACCGACAGCAAGGTGTCGCTCAAGCCGTGGCTGGCCTGGCTGAAACCCTGGATGTAGATGCCGGCGTTGCAGCGCTCGTCGGTGACGATGCGGTAGTCGCGCGCCACTTCGAAGTCGCCCAGGTAATCTTCCAGGGGCGCCAGCAAGGCGCGGTGCGTCTGGCGTTCGTAGCCGGTGGCCAGGATCACCGCGTCGTAATGGTTGACGCTGGTTTCGCCGTTGGCGTTGTTGCGCAGCGTCAGTTCGATGCCCAGTGGGCCGGGGGTGGCCTTCTCGACCACGGTCATGGTGCGGAACGCCTGGCGGGCGATTCCGGAGACTTTCTGGCGATAGAAGATGCCGTAGATGCGTTCGATCAGGTCCAGGTCCACCACCGAATAGTTGGTGTTCTGGTACTCGGCCACCAGTCGCTCACGTTCAGCGCCTTCCTGCTGGAACACCAGGTCGGTAAAGGCCGGCGAGAACACTTCGTTGACGAACGGGCTGTCATCGGCCGGCTTGAGCGCCGAGCCGCGCAGGATCATGTCGACCTGCACCGACGGGAAGCTATCGTTCAGGTCGATAAAGGCTTCGGCCGCACTCTGGCCGCCGCCGATGATAGCGATGCGCATGGCCTTGCCGTCGACACACGGCTGGGTGGCCATGCGCTCCAGGTATTGGGAATGGTGGAACACCCGGCTGTCGCCTTTGAGCGCCTTGAACGCCTCTGGAATGCGTGGCGTACCGCCGGCGCTGACCACCACCGAACGGGTGGTGCGCACATGCTGCTCGCCCAGGGCATCGCGGGAGATCACGCGCAGCGCTTCAACCTGTTGCTGGTGCAGGATCGGCTCGATGGCCAGCACCTCCTCGCCGTAGCGCGCCTGCGCCTGGAACTGCCCGGCGACCCAGCGCAGGTAGTCGTTGTACTCCATGCGGCACGGGTAGAAGGTGCCCAGGTTGATAAAGTCCACCAGGCGGTCGTGGGCTTTCAGGTAGTTGACGAAGGAGTACGGGCTGGTGGGGTTGCGCAGGGTCACCAGGTCCTTGAGGAACGAGATCTGCAGCTCGCTCTGGGTGACCAGGGTATTGCCGTGCCAGCGGTAGTCGGCCTGTTTGTCCAGGAACAGCACGTCCAGTTTGCCCTGGGCCTTTTCGCGCTCCTGCAGGGCGATGACCAGCGCCAGGTTCGAAGGGCCGAAACCGATACCGATCAGGTCGTGAACCGCGGGCGAAGCAATTGCCTGTGTCATTCCAGTGTCCTCTGGATAAGCCCCTTGGCGGTGGGGCGGGAATACCTTTCAAAGCCTGAACAACAGGCCGTGTGTTGATAGGAAACGAGGACAGTGAAATAAAATTTAACCGATCATTGATCAGTGTGCTTCCCACTCGCGCATTCGCACCCGGCAGTGCTTCATGGCGTTGACGATGTGTTTTTCCACCAGGGCGCGGGAAATGCACAGGCGTTCGGCAATCTGCAAGTGAGTCAGGCCGTCGAGCTTGCGCAGCAGGAAGCTGTCGCGACAGACCGGCGGCAGCTCGGCCAGGGCGCGCTCGAGCAGTTTCAGGCGCTGGCCGTGGTCGTGGGTGGCGTGAGGTGAACAGCTGGCGAAGCGCTCTTCGGCATCGAGTACGTCCAGCGGTTCGACCTGGCGCAAGGCGTTGCGCCGGTGGCCATCGATCACCAGGTTGAGCGCGGTGCGGTACAAAAAGGCCCGGGGTTGCTCGATGGGGGTGTCGCTGGAACGTTCCAGCACCCGGACATACGCGTCATGCACCACATCCTCGGCCACCTGACGGTTGCCCAGCTTGGCGTTGAGGAAACACACCAGCTCGCGATAGTAGTTTTCCAACATGACTCCCGGCCGCGGGGTAGCGGCATTAGGTCCCCGGGTGCAATAAAGACAGCATTTAGGTGATGGCAGTTTGAGTGTGTGCAATTTATAGTAATTCTCATCTACTTTTAAAGCACACTTGCATCAACGGACGATTTTTTTCTTCAAGGGAGCTGTAACTGCTTATGTAACCGCCTAAATCCCCGCGCAATTCTCTCGTTTACTTGTCAGCTCCCCGCAACTGCGGTCCGAACTTTCCTGGCTGGAAACCCACGCATGAAACGCCCTCGACCTGCCCGACGCGCCTTGCTCGTTATCGCGTGCCTGATCCCCATCATCGCCGTCGCGGCCTGGCAGGTGCTGCCGCCGGGGCGTGATACCCTCACCACCGTCACCGTCACCCGCGGCAATATCGAAAACAGCGTGACCGCCCTGGGCACCCTGCAACCGCGCCGTTATGTGGACGTGGGCGCCCAGGCATCCGGGCAGATCCGCAAGATCCACGTCGAGGCCGGCGACCAGGTGCAGGAAGGCCAGTTGCTGGTGGAGATCGACCCGTCCACGCAGAAGGCCAAGCTCGACGCCAGCCGCTACGCCATCGAAAACCTCAAGGCCCAGTTGCAGGAGCAAAAGGCCCAGCACGAACTGGCGCGCCAGAAATACCAGCGCCAGCAGCGCCTGGTCGCCGGCAACGCCACCCGCGAGGAAGACGTGCAAACCGCCAAGGCCGAACTGAGCGCCACCCAGGCCCGGGTCGATATGTTCCAGGCGCAGATCCTGCAAGCCCAGGCCAGCCTGCGCAGTGATGAAGCCGAGCTCGGCTACACACGGATTTATGCGCCGATGACCGGCACTGTGGTCGCAGTGGACGCACGGGTCGGCCAGACCCTCAACGCCCAGCAGCAGACACCGCTGATCCTGCGGATCGCCAAGTTGTCGCCGATGACCGTGTGGGCGGAAGTCTCGGAAGCCGATATCGGCCACGTCAAAACGGGCATGACCGCCTACTTCACCACCCTGAGCGGCGGCAACCGGCGTTGGACCAGCACCGTGCGGCAGATCCTGCCGATCCCACCCAAGCCCCTGAATCAGACTCAAGGCAGCGGCAGCCCCAACAGTTCGAATAAAAGCGGCAGCGGCCGCGTGGTGCTGTACACCGTGTTGCTGGATGTAGACAACAGCGACAACGCGCTGATGGCCGAAATGACCACCCAGGTATTTTTCGTCGCCAGCCAGGCCCAGGACACGCTGACCGCACCGGTCGCTGCGCTGCAGGGCACGACGAACGCCAACCAGCAGATCGCCCGGGTGGTGGCCAAGAATGGCCGCATCGAACAGCGCCAGGTGCAGGTCGGCATCAGCGACCGCCTGCGCGTGCAAGTGCTCGACGGCCTGAAAGAAGGTGATCACTTGCTGGTCGGCCCGGCCGACGGCAACGGGGGTTGAGGTGAACACGCCCCTGATCGAACTCAAGGACATCCGCAAGTCCTACGGCGGCGGCGACAGCCCGCAGGTCGACGTGTTGCGCGGCATCGACCTGGCGATCCATGCCGGGGAATTCGTCGCCATCGTCGGCGCCTCCGGCTCCGGCAAGTCCACGTTGATGAACATCCTTGGTTGCCTCGACCGCCCCAGCACCGGCGACTACCTGTTCGCCGGGGAAAACGTGGCGCACCTGGACAGCGACGAACTCGCCTGGCTGCGCCGCGAAGCCTTTGGTTTTGTGTTCCAGGGCTACCACCTGATCCCCTCGGGTTCGGCCCAGGAAAACGTCGAGATGCCGGCGATCTACGCCGGTATCAGCGCCGCCGAGCGCCATGCCCGCGCCAACGCCCTGCTCACCCGCCTGGGCCTGGCCGAGCGCACCGGCAACCGTCCGCACCAACTGTCCGGCGGCCAGCAGCAGCGGGTGTCCATCGCCCGTGCATTGATGAACGGCGGCCATATCATCCTCGCCGACGAACCCACCGGCGCCCTCGACAGCCACAGCGGCGCCGAGGTCATGACCCTGCTCGACGAACTCGCCAGCCAGGGCCACGTGGTGATCCTGATCACCCACGACCGCGAAGTGGCCGCGCGGGCCAACCGCATTATCGAGATCCGCGATGGCCTGATCATCAGCGACTCGGCCAACCACAGCGATACCCTGCCCGTGGCCACCAGCGGCGCCCTGCAAGCCGTGGATCTGCGCCAGCGCCTGGCCGACGGCGCCGAGCACAACGGCGCCTGGAAAGCCGAACTGCTGGACGCGGTACAGGCCGCCTGGCGTGTGATGTGGATCAACCGCTTTCGCACCGCGCTGACCCTGCTGGGCATCATCATCGGCGTGGCGTCGGTGGTGGTGATGCTGGCAGTGGGCGAAGGCAGCAAGCGCCAGGTCATGGCGCAGATGGGCGCGTTCGGCTCCAACATCATCTACCTCAGCGGTTCGTCACCGAATCCGCGCACGCCGCTGGGCATCGTGACCCTCGATGACGTGCATGCACTGGCGTCCCTGCCGCAGGTGCAGCGCATCATGCCGGTCAACGGCAACGAAGCCGGGGTGCGTTTCGGCAATGTCGACTACATGGCCTACGTGGGCGGCAATGACACCAACTTCCCGGAGATTTTCAATTGGCCGGTGGTCGAGGGCAATTACTTCACTGCCGCCGACGAACGTGCGGCTGCCACCGTGGCGGTGATTGGTCATCGCGTGCGCGAGAAGCTGTTCAAGGGTGAGGTCGACCCCATCGGCCAGTACATTCTGATTGAAAACGTGCCGTTCCAGGTGATTGGCGTACTGGCGGAAAAAGGCGCCAGCTCCGGCAACAAGGACAGTGACGACCGGGTTGCCATCCCTTACACCGCCGCCAGCGTGCGCCTGTTCGGCAGCTACAACCCCGAGTACGTGGTGATAGCGGCGGCAGATGCGCGCAAGGTCCGCGAGGCTGAGGTGGCCATCGACCAGTTGATGCAAAAGCTGCACAACGGCAAGCGCGACTATGAGCTGACCAACAACGCCGCGATGATCCAGGCCGAGGCGCGCACGCAGAACACACTGTCGCTGATGCTCGGTTCGATTGCCGCGATTTCCCTGTTGGTGGGCGGCATCGGCGTGATGAACATCATGTTGATGACGGTGCGCGAACGTACCCGTGAAATCGGTATCCGCATGGCCACCGGCGCACGCCAGCGCGACATTCTGCGCCAGTTTCTCACCGAAGCAGTGATGCTTTCGGTAGTCGGCGGCCTGTGCGGCATCGCCCTGGCGTTGCTGGTGGGCGGCGTGCTGGTGCTGGCCAAGGTGGCGGTGCAGTTTTCCCTGGTGGCGGTGTTCGGTGCATTCGGTTGCGCCCTCGTCACCGGCGTCGTATTCGGCTTCATGCCGGCCCGTAAAGCTGCCCGGCTCGATCCGGTTAAGGCGTTGACCAGTGAATAAACGATTCATTTTTCTGCCTGGCGTGTGTGTGTTGCTCAGTGCCTGCACCGGCAACCCGCCAGCCCTCGACAGCGGCATTGCCCCCCCGACCGCCTGGCAATATACCGAGCGTGCGGCGGCGCAGGCCACCAACCAGCAATGGTGGACACAGTTCGGCAGCCCGCAACTCGACCGCCTGGTCGATCAGGCTCGCCGCGACAGCTTCGACGTAGCTGCCGCCACCGCGCGCGTGCGTCAGGCCCAGGCCAGTGCAGTGATCGCCGGCGCACCGCTGTTGCCGGAGGTGAAGTTCAACCTCGCCACCAGCCGTCAAAAGTTGCTGCGCGGACCGGGCGGGCCCGATCTGGATGCGTCACGCACCAATGATGCCGTCGACAACTTTGGCGCCAACCTCACCGCCAGCTACGAAGTGGACTTCTGGGGTGGCCGTGCCGCCGCCCGTGACAGTGCGCTGCATAGCCTGCGCGCCAGCGAGTTTGACCAGGCCACGGTGGAGTTGACCTTGCTCAGCAGCGTGGCCGACCGTTACGCGCAAACCCTGGCTGCCCACCAGCGCCAGCAGATCGCCGAACTCAACCTGGCGAACGCGCGCAACGTACTCGACCTGGTGCAGACCCGCTATGACGCCGGCTCCGCCACTGCCCTGGAACTGGCCCAGCAAAAAAGCCTGGTCGCCAGCCAGCAACGTCAACTGCCGCTTATCCAGCAACTGGCCGAAGAATCGCGCATCACCCTGGCCGCCCTCCTCGGCCAGCCCGTGCAGGCCCTGGCGCTGGGCAGCGAACCGTTCCAGGCCCTCACCTGGCCGACCATCGGCGCCGGCATGCCCAGCCAGTTGCTCAGCCGTAGACCCGACATCGCCAAGGCCGAGGCGCAACTGGCGGCGGCGCAAGCCGACGTCACCGTGGCGCGCGCGGCCATGCTGCCCGCCGTCACCCTTGGTGCGACGCTTGGCTCCGACGCTTACAAGGCCGCAGACATCCTGCGCAGCCCCTACTACACGCTGACCGCCGGCCTGGTCGGCCCGATCTTCAACAACGGCCGTTTAAGCGCTGAACGTGACAAGGCCCGCGCCCGCCAGGATGAACTGCTGCATACCTATCGCGGCGCGATCATCAACGGTTTTGCCGATGTGGAAAAAGCCCTCAGCAGCATCACCCGCCTCGACCAGCAACGCCAATGGCAGCGTGAAGAACTGCAACAGGCGCAGACGGCGTTCCAGATCGCCGAAAGCCGCTACCAGGCCGGCGCCGAGGACCTGCTCACCGTGCTGGAAACCCAGCGCACGCTGTACGCGGCCCAGGACCAGAACGTGCAACTGCGCTTGTCACGCCTACAGGCCAGTATCGCCCTGTACAAAGCACTGGGTGGTGGCTGGCAGACAGAGATCCGATAAACAAAACTCCAGTTTCATACACGAGGCGTCCTTTCAGCCTACATTCTTCGACACAAGGTCCTTGGTAAAAACACCGTTATCACACGGTTGCCCCGGACCTCTCGATGATTGCTGCAAAACACCTGACGTGCGCCTGCCTCTGGCTGATGGCAAACCTTGCTACCGCCCAGCCGCTGATCCCCCCCACTGCCATCGACTGGTTGCTGGACTGTCCCCTGCCCACCGTTGAACGCCTGGACCCCGCGGTACTGGAACGTACCCAGTGCGGCACCGTAAGCGTACCGCGCAATCATGCCGCGCCACGCCAGGGCCGGCTGCGTCTGTACGTGACCCGTGTCGGTGCCCGCGATCCGCTGAGCCGTGAAGGCGTGATCATTGCCCAGGCCGGCGACGCCGCCAAAAAGAACCAGGTCGGCACCTTTGCCATCCACCTGGCCAGCCTGTGGAGTTCCCACTCCCAACAGGCCTATCGCACGCTGGTCAACCGTT of Pseudomonas azotoformans contains these proteins:
- a CDS encoding TIGR03915 family putative DNA repair protein, whose translation is MISLECDNLFATWRDQARWLLSHQVDPSQVSWGEAEVADLFATDEPIPEGLGPFQARIPKALLELLESAACYHGDQRWSLLYEVLWRVSHGDRTAMLAGDKLGSELQRRIKQVSREAHHLHAFVRFIALPAGARPELPEYVAWHEPAHDILKSASQHFIGRMGRHRWMIATPLDGVYYDGEQLIHQRECPEAWRQLAQNVEDPHSAMWLTYYSHIFNPARLNPKVMEGHLPSRFWKNLPEGKLIPGLISEARTGKQKDGQATLIGTKPGKKILSGQG
- a CDS encoding putative DNA modification/repair radical SAM protein, coding for MQLIEKLSILADAAKYDASCASSGAPKRSSEGKAGLGSTDGMGICHSYTPDGRCVSLLKVLLTNFCLYDCQYCVNRRSSDVPRARFSPEEVVTLTLDFYRRNCVSGLFLSSGIIRSSDYTMEQLVRVAKLLREEHDFRGYIHLKTIPDADPALIAEAGRYADRLSVNIELPTEASLQTLAPEKKIVSIKQAMQTIYTGEQTVRNEPRAPRFAPAGQSTQLIVGADDTDDSTILHGAEALYGNFKLRRVYYSAFSPIPNSPKSVPLAAPPLMREHRLYQADFLLRSYGFNANELFKGPGHLALDIDPKLAWALDNRDVFPLDLNRAEPTLIARIPGIGLRTTQRLVDLRRERKIRFEDLARMRCVLAKAKPFFITSDYHPQQADSTSVLLREQLRDRPQPQQMGLWG
- a CDS encoding lysine N(6)-hydroxylase/L-ornithine N(5)-oxygenase family protein: MTQAIASPAVHDLIGIGFGPSNLALVIALQEREKAQGKLDVLFLDKQADYRWHGNTLVTQSELQISFLKDLVTLRNPTSPYSFVNYLKAHDRLVDFINLGTFYPCRMEYNDYLRWVAGQFQAQARYGEEVLAIEPILHQQQVEALRVISRDALGEQHVRTTRSVVVSAGGTPRIPEAFKALKGDSRVFHHSQYLERMATQPCVDGKAMRIAIIGGGQSAAEAFIDLNDSFPSVQVDMILRGSALKPADDSPFVNEVFSPAFTDLVFQQEGAERERLVAEYQNTNYSVVDLDLIERIYGIFYRQKVSGIARQAFRTMTVVEKATPGPLGIELTLRNNANGETSVNHYDAVILATGYERQTHRALLAPLEDYLGDFEVARDYRIVTDERCNAGIYIQGFSQASHGLSDTLLSVLPIRADEIAASLYALDRGRGKGRSVQDLLLATAS
- a CDS encoding sigma-70 family RNA polymerase sigma factor; translation: MLENYYRELVCFLNAKLGNRQVAEDVVHDAYVRVLERSSDTPIEQPRAFLYRTALNLVIDGHRRNALRQVEPLDVLDAEERFASCSPHATHDHGQRLKLLERALAELPPVCRDSFLLRKLDGLTHLQIAERLCISRALVEKHIVNAMKHCRVRMREWEAH
- a CDS encoding efflux RND transporter periplasmic adaptor subunit, giving the protein MKRPRPARRALLVIACLIPIIAVAAWQVLPPGRDTLTTVTVTRGNIENSVTALGTLQPRRYVDVGAQASGQIRKIHVEAGDQVQEGQLLVEIDPSTQKAKLDASRYAIENLKAQLQEQKAQHELARQKYQRQQRLVAGNATREEDVQTAKAELSATQARVDMFQAQILQAQASLRSDEAELGYTRIYAPMTGTVVAVDARVGQTLNAQQQTPLILRIAKLSPMTVWAEVSEADIGHVKTGMTAYFTTLSGGNRRWTSTVRQILPIPPKPLNQTQGSGSPNSSNKSGSGRVVLYTVLLDVDNSDNALMAEMTTQVFFVASQAQDTLTAPVAALQGTTNANQQIARVVAKNGRIEQRQVQVGISDRLRVQVLDGLKEGDHLLVGPADGNGG
- a CDS encoding MacB family efflux pump subunit; translation: MNTPLIELKDIRKSYGGGDSPQVDVLRGIDLAIHAGEFVAIVGASGSGKSTLMNILGCLDRPSTGDYLFAGENVAHLDSDELAWLRREAFGFVFQGYHLIPSGSAQENVEMPAIYAGISAAERHARANALLTRLGLAERTGNRPHQLSGGQQQRVSIARALMNGGHIILADEPTGALDSHSGAEVMTLLDELASQGHVVILITHDREVAARANRIIEIRDGLIISDSANHSDTLPVATSGALQAVDLRQRLADGAEHNGAWKAELLDAVQAAWRVMWINRFRTALTLLGIIIGVASVVVMLAVGEGSKRQVMAQMGAFGSNIIYLSGSSPNPRTPLGIVTLDDVHALASLPQVQRIMPVNGNEAGVRFGNVDYMAYVGGNDTNFPEIFNWPVVEGNYFTAADERAAATVAVIGHRVREKLFKGEVDPIGQYILIENVPFQVIGVLAEKGASSGNKDSDDRVAIPYTAASVRLFGSYNPEYVVIAAADARKVREAEVAIDQLMQKLHNGKRDYELTNNAAMIQAEARTQNTLSLMLGSIAAISLLVGGIGVMNIMLMTVRERTREIGIRMATGARQRDILRQFLTEAVMLSVVGGLCGIALALLVGGVLVLAKVAVQFSLVAVFGAFGCALVTGVVFGFMPARKAARLDPVKALTSE
- a CDS encoding efflux transporter outer membrane subunit, whose amino-acid sequence is MNKRFIFLPGVCVLLSACTGNPPALDSGIAPPTAWQYTERAAAQATNQQWWTQFGSPQLDRLVDQARRDSFDVAAATARVRQAQASAVIAGAPLLPEVKFNLATSRQKLLRGPGGPDLDASRTNDAVDNFGANLTASYEVDFWGGRAAARDSALHSLRASEFDQATVELTLLSSVADRYAQTLAAHQRQQIAELNLANARNVLDLVQTRYDAGSATALELAQQKSLVASQQRQLPLIQQLAEESRITLAALLGQPVQALALGSEPFQALTWPTIGAGMPSQLLSRRPDIAKAEAQLAAAQADVTVARAAMLPAVTLGATLGSDAYKAADILRSPYYTLTAGLVGPIFNNGRLSAERDKARARQDELLHTYRGAIINGFADVEKALSSITRLDQQRQWQREELQQAQTAFQIAESRYQAGAEDLLTVLETQRTLYAAQDQNVQLRLSRLQASIALYKALGGGWQTEIR
- a CDS encoding alpha/beta hydrolase family protein; translated protein: MIAAKHLTCACLWLMANLATAQPLIPPTAIDWLLDCPLPTVERLDPAVLERTQCGTVSVPRNHAAPRQGRLRLYVTRVGARDPLSREGVIIAQAGDAAKKNQVGTFAIHLASLWSSHSQQAYRTLVNRYDVIELSTRDLGDDSGVEQAAQDLEYVRTQLGDAQLLYLGIATTARLGNRYATLFPERVARMVLINAQPTDTAASPVEQLRLNDPVEHNASGCINRWVGDYLVHGKHPPRSSRCLDTRTPQ